The following are from one region of the Haemophilus parainfluenzae genome:
- the metE gene encoding 5-methyltetrahydropteroyltriglutamate--homocysteine S-methyltransferase, with product MTTFHLAGFPRVGAKRELKFAQERYWRGEIAEADLLDIAKRLRELNWQHQAKANADFVAVADFTLYDHILDLQVATGAIPARFGFDNQNLTLDQYFQLARGNKTQFAIEMTKWFDTNYHYLVPEFHKETQFKANPTHYVTQIREAKALGYQVKPTIVGPLTFLWLGKEKGTAFNRFDLLAQLVPVYVEILNTLAEEGVEYIQIDEPALTLDLPVEWIAAYKAVYATFAEQVKAKLLLATYFGSVAEHADLLKALPVAGLHIDLVRAPEQLAAFADYDKILSVGIIDGRNIWRANLNQVLDVVEPLKAKLGDRLWIAPSCSLLHTPYDLEVETQLQANKPELYQWLAFTLQKIQELRIIKTALEQGREAVQAELEASQVAADARKNSREIHRTCVAERLANLPENADQRKSPFAERIKLQNAWLNLPLLPTTNIGSFPQTTAIRHARAAFKKGELSLADYEAAMKKEIEFVVREQEKLDLDVLVHGEAERNDMVEYFGELLDGFAFTKFGWVQSYGSRCVKPPVIYGDVTRPEPMTVRWSQYAQSLTNKVMKGMLTGPVTILQWSFVRNDISRETVCKQIAVALSDEVLDLEKAGIKVIQIDEPAIREGLPLKRADWDAYLKWAGEAFRLSSMGCQDDTQIHTHMCYSEFNDILPAIAALDADVITIETSRSDMELLSAFGDFKYPNDIGPGVYDIHSPRVPAAEEIEHLLRKALQVVPKERLWVNPDCGLKTRGWPETIAALKVMVDVTKKLRAELA from the coding sequence ATGACAACATTTCATTTAGCTGGATTTCCGCGCGTAGGCGCAAAGCGTGAACTTAAATTTGCTCAAGAGCGTTACTGGCGTGGCGAAATTGCGGAAGCGGATTTATTAGATATTGCAAAAAGATTACGTGAACTTAACTGGCAACACCAAGCCAAGGCAAATGCTGATTTTGTCGCGGTGGCTGATTTCACACTTTACGATCACATTTTAGATTTACAAGTAGCAACAGGTGCAATTCCTGCTCGCTTTGGTTTCGATAACCAAAATTTAACACTCGATCAATATTTCCAATTAGCGCGTGGTAATAAAACCCAATTTGCGATTGAAATGACAAAATGGTTTGATACCAACTACCACTATCTTGTACCAGAATTCCATAAAGAAACACAATTTAAAGCAAATCCAACACATTATGTGACACAAATTCGTGAAGCTAAAGCGCTTGGATATCAAGTGAAACCAACAATCGTTGGGCCACTCACTTTCCTTTGGTTAGGTAAAGAAAAAGGCACTGCATTTAATCGCTTTGATTTATTAGCACAACTCGTGCCGGTTTATGTTGAAATCTTAAATACGTTAGCTGAAGAAGGTGTTGAATACATTCAAATTGATGAACCAGCTCTCACCTTAGATTTACCGGTAGAATGGATTGCGGCTTATAAAGCGGTTTACGCCACTTTTGCTGAACAAGTGAAAGCGAAATTATTGCTTGCGACTTATTTTGGTTCTGTGGCAGAACATGCTGATTTGTTAAAAGCCTTACCTGTAGCAGGTTTGCACATCGATTTAGTGCGCGCACCAGAACAACTTGCAGCCTTTGCAGATTATGACAAAATCTTATCTGTGGGTATCATTGATGGCCGTAATATTTGGCGTGCAAACTTGAATCAAGTGTTAGATGTGGTTGAGCCATTAAAAGCGAAATTAGGTGATCGTTTATGGATTGCGCCAAGCTGCTCTCTCCTCCATACACCTTATGATTTAGAGGTTGAAACGCAACTCCAAGCAAATAAGCCAGAGCTTTATCAATGGTTGGCTTTCACGTTACAAAAAATTCAAGAATTACGCATTATTAAGACCGCACTAGAACAAGGCCGTGAAGCTGTTCAAGCCGAATTAGAGGCTTCTCAAGTAGCTGCGGATGCACGTAAAAACTCGCGTGAAATTCACCGCACTTGTGTGGCAGAACGTTTAGCAAACTTACCGGAAAATGCCGACCAACGTAAATCGCCATTTGCGGAACGTATTAAATTACAAAATGCGTGGTTAAATTTACCACTTCTACCAACGACGAATATTGGTTCTTTCCCACAAACGACAGCCATTCGTCATGCTCGTGCAGCCTTCAAAAAAGGCGAACTCAGCTTAGCTGATTACGAAGCAGCAATGAAAAAAGAAATTGAATTCGTTGTACGTGAGCAAGAAAAATTAGACTTAGATGTATTGGTACATGGCGAAGCAGAACGTAACGACATGGTGGAATATTTCGGTGAATTACTCGATGGTTTTGCGTTCACCAAATTCGGTTGGGTACAAAGTTACGGTTCACGTTGCGTGAAACCGCCTGTAATTTACGGTGATGTCACTCGTCCTGAACCAATGACGGTACGTTGGTCGCAATATGCCCAAAGCCTTACCAATAAAGTGATGAAAGGCATGCTGACAGGTCCGGTGACGATCTTACAATGGTCTTTCGTGCGTAACGATATTTCTCGTGAAACGGTCTGTAAACAAATTGCGGTGGCACTTTCTGATGAAGTGTTAGATTTAGAAAAAGCAGGTATCAAAGTGATTCAAATTGATGAGCCGGCTATTCGTGAAGGTTTACCGTTAAAACGTGCTGATTGGGATGCTTATTTGAAATGGGCGGGCGAAGCCTTCCGTTTAAGCTCAATGGGTTGCCAAGATGATACCCAAATTCATACGCACATGTGTTATTCCGAATTTAACGACATTCTACCGGCTATTGCAGCCTTAGATGCCGATGTCATTACTATCGAGACCTCGCGTTCTGACATGGAATTACTCAGCGCATTTGGTGATTTCAAATACCCGAATGATATTGGCCCAGGTGTATATGATATTCACAGTCCACGCGTACCTGCAGCAGAAGAAATTGAACATCTTCTTCGCAAAGCATTACAAGTGGTACCGAAAGAACGTTTATGGGTAAACCCAGACTGTGGATTAAAAACGCGCGGTTGGCCAGAAACGATTGCTGCACTAAAAGTGATGGTTGATGTTACGAAAAAATTACGTGCTGAATTAGCATAA
- a CDS encoding TusE/DsrC/DsvC family sulfur relay protein, whose amino-acid sequence MITIQGKQIETDAFGYLLNIADWNEDVAKHIAQLEGVELTEAHWEVIYFVRDFYQEYNTSPAIRMLVKAMSEKLGVDKGNSRYLQRLFPDGPAKQATKLAGLPKPAKCL is encoded by the coding sequence ATGATTACCATACAAGGAAAACAAATCGAAACCGACGCCTTTGGCTATTTACTTAATATTGCTGATTGGAATGAGGATGTAGCAAAACACATCGCTCAGCTAGAAGGTGTAGAACTGACCGAAGCTCACTGGGAAGTAATTTATTTTGTGCGTGATTTTTACCAAGAATATAACACCTCCCCTGCGATTAGAATGCTGGTAAAAGCCATGTCAGAAAAATTAGGTGTGGATAAAGGTAATAGCCGCTATTTGCAACGACTCTTCCCTGACGGACCAGCTAAGCAAGCAACCAAACTGGCAGGCCTGCCAAAACCAGCTAAATGCTTATAA
- the ssb gene encoding single-stranded DNA-binding protein produces MSVNKCLFIGNLTADPEIRTMPNGEQVANFTIALNERYKAKDGNIVENVEYVRIVLYRRLAEIAGQYLHKGSQVYIEGRLKTRKWQDSNGQDRYTTEIQGDNLQMLGGRQDEQKQAKTSKAKPEPLSAMAEHSDSLDDGIPF; encoded by the coding sequence ATGAGCGTAAATAAATGCCTTTTTATCGGCAACCTAACCGCAGACCCTGAAATCAGAACAATGCCTAACGGTGAGCAAGTGGCTAACTTTACCATCGCACTTAACGAGCGATACAAAGCGAAAGACGGAAACATTGTAGAAAATGTTGAATACGTTCGCATTGTACTCTACCGCAGATTAGCTGAAATCGCAGGTCAATATCTACATAAAGGCTCTCAAGTCTATATTGAGGGGCGATTAAAAACCCGTAAATGGCAAGATAGCAACGGACAAGACCGTTACACAACAGAAATTCAAGGCGATAACTTGCAGATGTTAGGCGGTCGCCAAGATGAGCAAAAACAAGCGAAAACAAGTAAAGCTAAACCAGAGCCATTAAGTGCGATGGCTGAACACAGTGATAGCCTTGACGATGGAATTCCATTCTAG
- a CDS encoding TOBE domain-containing protein, with amino-acid sequence MKISARNQLKGTVKSIETGSVNAIVHIDIGNGNVISSTISIDAVKELGLAVGKEAYAIIKATSVMVGVE; translated from the coding sequence ATGAAAATTAGTGCAAGAAACCAACTTAAAGGTACTGTAAAATCAATCGAAACTGGTTCTGTGAACGCAATCGTACACATTGATATCGGTAACGGTAACGTAATTTCTTCTACCATCTCTATCGATGCAGTAAAAGAATTAGGTTTAGCAGTTGGTAAAGAAGCATATGCGATTATCAAAGCAACTTCTGTAATGGTTGGTGTTGAATAA
- a CDS encoding DUF551 domain-containing protein, whose product MSENNGWIKCSDRLPNVMPNIEVEDSNPNLLLCCKHDYGALTIERGWYSDLVEEDQPKFFTMWINSEHTSYDFRTDNQEVTHWMPLPELPKD is encoded by the coding sequence ATGAGCGAAAACAATGGATGGATTAAATGTAGTGATAGATTGCCTAATGTAATGCCGAATATAGAAGTTGAGGATAGCAATCCTAATTTATTGTTGTGTTGCAAACATGATTACGGCGCTCTTACTATTGAACGAGGCTGGTATTCTGATTTAGTGGAAGAGGATCAGCCTAAATTTTTTACGATGTGGATAAATAGCGAGCATACATCTTATGATTTTAGAACAGACAACCAAGAAGTAACCCACTGGATGCCATTACCTGAATTACCAAAAGACTAA
- a CDS encoding DUF551 domain-containing protein, whose product MTAPSLAYQDAMNGIAILYDALSNAENELDKLKNAWIKCSNKAPKVGQKIIFLNDESGDVDVGIVKRIEIEPNHHDVFALTFKYAVVTNKGGEYIGIATHWQPLPAPPNDE is encoded by the coding sequence ATGACTGCACCATCTTTAGCCTATCAAGATGCAATGAATGGCATTGCTATTTTATATGATGCATTATCTAATGCGGAAAACGAGTTAGATAAATTAAAAAACGCTTGGATTAAATGTAGCAACAAAGCGCCAAAAGTAGGGCAAAAAATTATTTTTTTAAATGATGAATCAGGAGATGTCGATGTTGGTATAGTCAAAAGAATTGAAATAGAGCCTAATCACCATGATGTATTCGCACTGACTTTTAAATATGCTGTTGTTACGAACAAAGGCGGTGAATATATTGGAATAGCCACCCATTGGCAACCACTTCCAGCACCGCCGAATGATGAATAA
- a CDS encoding SemiSWEET family transporter has translation MTNQRFITILGYVATFTSVCMYVSYLQQIGLNLSGQKGGWLQPFATTINCSLWVAYGLLKEKRDLPISLANAPGVVLGLITFVTAL, from the coding sequence ATGACAAACCAACGTTTTATTACCATTTTAGGCTATGTCGCAACATTTACTTCAGTTTGTATGTATGTTTCTTACTTGCAACAAATTGGTCTAAATTTATCAGGTCAAAAAGGTGGCTGGTTACAGCCTTTTGCTACGACAATCAACTGTAGTTTATGGGTAGCTTATGGCTTGTTGAAAGAAAAACGCGATCTGCCTATTTCATTAGCAAATGCGCCTGGTGTCGTACTTGGCTTGATTACTTTCGTTACCGCCTTATAA
- the ttcA gene encoding tRNA 2-thiocytidine(32) synthetase TtcA encodes MTEQNQDKKQTYNFNKLQKRLRRNVGNAIADFGMIEDGDKVMVCLSGGKDSYTLLDILLNLQQSAPIKFDIVAVNLDQKQPGFPEHVLPEYLQSIGVDYKIVEENTYGIVKEKIPEGKTTCSLCSRLRRGILYRTATELGATKIALGHHRDDMMATLFLNMFYGGKLKSMPPKLISDDGKQIVIRPLAYCKEKDIEKYAVAKEFPIIPCNLCGSQPNLQRQVVKEMLNTWDRQYPGRLETMFSAMQNITLSHLCDPKLFDFKGIKHGQSLDGIEGDTAFDEERIEPMKFDDEDTSDYSDNEMISFKEVN; translated from the coding sequence ATGACAGAACAAAACCAAGATAAAAAACAGACTTATAATTTCAATAAACTACAAAAACGTCTTCGCCGTAATGTAGGTAATGCAATTGCTGATTTCGGTATGATTGAAGATGGCGATAAAGTGATGGTTTGTCTTTCTGGTGGCAAAGACAGCTATACACTGCTTGATATTTTATTAAATTTACAACAAAGCGCACCGATTAAATTTGATATCGTTGCAGTTAATTTAGACCAAAAGCAACCAGGTTTTCCCGAGCATGTTTTACCTGAATATCTGCAAAGTATTGGTGTGGATTATAAAATCGTTGAAGAAAATACTTATGGTATCGTAAAAGAGAAAATTCCAGAAGGCAAAACAACGTGTTCTCTCTGCTCTCGTCTACGCCGTGGTATTTTATACCGTACGGCAACTGAACTTGGCGCAACAAAAATTGCACTTGGACACCATCGCGATGACATGATGGCTACCCTGTTTCTGAATATGTTCTACGGTGGGAAACTAAAATCTATGCCACCGAAATTAATTTCAGATGACGGCAAGCAAATCGTGATTCGTCCATTGGCTTATTGTAAAGAAAAAGATATTGAAAAATATGCCGTAGCCAAAGAATTCCCAATTATCCCTTGTAATTTATGTGGTTCTCAACCTAATTTACAACGTCAAGTGGTGAAAGAAATGTTGAATACTTGGGACCGTCAATATCCAGGACGCTTAGAAACCATGTTTAGCGCGATGCAAAACATTACGTTGTCACACTTATGTGACCCAAAACTCTTCGATTTCAAAGGCATTAAACATGGCCAATCACTTGATGGCATTGAAGGAGATACTGCATTTGATGAAGAACGCATCGAACCAATGAAATTTGATGATGAAGATACGTCTGACTACTCCGATAACGAAATGATCAGCTTTAAAGAAGTGAATTAA
- a CDS encoding ABC transporter ATP-binding protein, with product MSSSIKVIKEQNIIDLENIVVQFPSRDGSLFGRKKFTAVNNVSLGIKAGETIGLVGESGCGKSTLANVIIGLLKPTSGLVKFNGLQMQYGSSEARKQFGRQVSVIFQDPATALNPRMKVLDILRDPMDIHNVLQPHEREKRVYDLLSRVGLPRSAAQVEPTRLSGGQKQRVAIARALALNPKLIVADEPTSALDVSVRAQVLNLLADLKKELNLAMVFISHDIQTVRQVSDRIVVMYGGQILETGSTEDIFNHPTVDYTRKLLGVAPSLL from the coding sequence ATGAGCAGTAGTATTAAAGTCATTAAAGAACAAAACATCATTGATTTAGAAAATATCGTGGTGCAATTTCCTTCTCGCGACGGTTCATTGTTTGGACGTAAAAAATTCACTGCGGTGAACAATGTGAGTCTTGGCATCAAAGCAGGGGAAACCATTGGTTTAGTTGGGGAGTCTGGCTGTGGAAAATCTACCTTAGCCAACGTGATTATTGGACTTCTTAAACCGACATCAGGTTTAGTGAAATTCAATGGTTTACAAATGCAATATGGCAGCTCAGAAGCGAGAAAACAATTCGGTCGCCAAGTGTCAGTCATTTTCCAAGACCCTGCAACCGCACTGAATCCTCGTATGAAAGTGTTGGATATTTTGCGTGATCCAATGGATATTCATAATGTGTTACAACCCCATGAACGGGAAAAACGTGTATATGACTTGCTTTCTCGCGTCGGTTTACCACGTTCTGCAGCACAAGTTGAGCCAACTCGTTTATCGGGCGGACAAAAACAACGTGTGGCAATCGCACGTGCTCTAGCACTGAATCCAAAACTTATCGTTGCGGATGAACCGACTTCTGCATTAGACGTATCCGTTCGTGCTCAGGTATTAAACTTATTGGCAGATTTGAAAAAAGAACTCAATCTTGCCATGGTGTTTATCTCTCACGATATCCAAACCGTACGCCAAGTATCTGACCGTATTGTCGTGATGTACGGTGGACAAATCTTGGAAACGGGTAGCACTGAAGATATTTTCAACCACCCAACCGTGGATTACACCCGAAAATTACTTGGTGTTGCCCCGTCCTTGTTGTAA
- a CDS encoding class I SAM-dependent methyltransferase → MKPILDACCGGRMFYFDKSNPNVLFADIRKQKLSFKDRDKIRHLEVSPDVIHDFTDMPYPDKSFKCVIFDPPHLIQGGDNSWLVKKYGRLDKDWQNQLLKGFQECMRVLDDYGTLIFKWNETQVPVSEIISLFGETPIIGHKSGKANNTHWMLFMKIEEKENEKI, encoded by the coding sequence ATGAAACCAATTTTAGATGCTTGCTGCGGCGGGAGAATGTTTTACTTTGATAAGAGTAATCCGAATGTGCTTTTTGCAGATATAAGAAAACAAAAACTAAGTTTTAAGGATCGTGACAAAATTAGACATTTAGAAGTATCGCCTGACGTGATCCATGACTTCACTGATATGCCATACCCTGATAAATCTTTCAAGTGCGTTATATTCGACCCGCCACACTTAATACAAGGCGGTGACAATTCCTGGCTAGTAAAGAAATATGGACGATTAGATAAAGATTGGCAAAATCAGTTATTAAAAGGCTTTCAGGAATGTATGAGGGTGTTAGATGATTATGGCACTCTTATTTTTAAGTGGAATGAAACACAAGTACCAGTTAGCGAGATTATTTCGCTCTTTGGTGAAACGCCAATAATCGGGCATAAATCGGGAAAAGCGAACAATACGCATTGGATGTTATTCATGAAAATTGAGGAGAAAGAAAATGAAAAAATTTAA
- the cdd gene encoding cytidine deaminase, which produces MQQKIQQALADSPLSNVILSALEEQEWKGFLPAEKVRSICDEFKLTPVQLGLALLPVAACYSHTPISEFHVGAIAIGESGDFYFGANQEFKGSSMAQTIHAEQSAISHAWLRNESRITDIVVNYTPCGHCRQFMNELYQAEDLKIHLPHSQNNPLPQYLPDSFGPKDLGVDLLLLNKEEQGFTLTTEDEVANKAILGANRAHSPYSNSPHGVGILFKNGEMICGRYAENAAFNPSLPAMQTAINFAYLNQLDVSKIERVVFAEKPLRLSHRKMAEQLLKSLCKVKIEYISL; this is translated from the coding sequence ATGCAACAAAAAATTCAACAAGCATTAGCCGATTCACCACTTTCAAATGTAATTCTTTCTGCATTAGAAGAACAAGAATGGAAAGGTTTTTTACCGGCTGAAAAAGTGCGGTCAATTTGTGATGAATTTAAGCTTACGCCTGTTCAATTAGGTTTGGCGCTTTTGCCCGTAGCGGCTTGCTATAGCCACACACCCATTTCAGAATTTCATGTTGGAGCGATTGCGATTGGTGAAAGTGGTGATTTTTACTTTGGTGCGAATCAAGAATTTAAGGGTAGTAGCATGGCTCAAACCATCCATGCTGAACAAAGTGCGATTAGCCATGCATGGTTACGTAATGAATCTCGCATCACGGATATCGTGGTGAATTACACGCCTTGCGGTCACTGCCGTCAATTTATGAATGAGCTTTATCAAGCGGAAGATTTGAAAATCCATTTGCCACATAGCCAAAATAATCCACTTCCTCAATATTTACCCGATAGCTTTGGCCCGAAAGATTTAGGTGTTGATTTGCTTCTATTAAACAAAGAAGAACAAGGTTTCACTTTGACGACGGAAGATGAAGTGGCAAATAAAGCCATTTTAGGGGCAAACCGAGCACATTCACCTTATTCTAACAGCCCTCATGGTGTAGGCATTTTATTTAAAAATGGGGAAATGATTTGTGGTCGATATGCAGAAAATGCGGCATTCAACCCAAGCCTACCTGCTATGCAAACAGCGATTAATTTTGCTTACTTAAATCAACTGGATGTATCAAAAATTGAGCGAGTGGTATTTGCAGAGAAACCGTTGCGTTTAAGTCACCGCAAAATGGCAGAGCAGTTATTGAAGAGCCTTTGCAAGGTTAAAATAGAATATATTAGCCTGTAA
- a CDS encoding DUF6378 domain-containing protein: MTTEDVLNERRNTHGDFIQGSVTFNALMELINKNRKNIDGVQYYALTMIAGKLVRILNGNSHETDHWQDIIGYATLGGRLELAESLDNTSEPLVDILPVVNLKQ, encoded by the coding sequence ATGACAACAGAAGATGTTCTGAATGAGCGAAGAAATACGCACGGGGATTTCATTCAAGGCTCTGTTACGTTTAATGCGTTAATGGAGCTTATCAATAAAAATCGCAAAAACATTGATGGAGTGCAGTATTACGCTTTGACAATGATTGCTGGAAAATTAGTGAGAATCCTTAACGGTAATTCACACGAAACAGACCATTGGCAAGACATTATTGGTTACGCAACACTTGGTGGGCGATTGGAATTAGCTGAAAGCCTCGATAATACAAGTGAGCCTTTGGTTGATATTTTACCAGTGGTAAATCTTAAGCAGTAA
- a CDS encoding flagellar FlbD family protein — protein MSKFIKLTNFRAGDGDLIVNVDLIRTVTSSHNDCSIVKFSDEHNVVVKETPERILKMIEAAK, from the coding sequence ATGAGCAAATTTATAAAATTGACAAATTTTAGAGCTGGTGATGGTGATTTAATTGTAAATGTAGATTTAATTAGAACTGTAACATCATCACACAATGACTGCTCAATTGTTAAGTTTTCTGACGAGCATAATGTGGTAGTAAAAGAAACTCCAGAACGTATTTTAAAAATGATTGAGGCCGCCAAATAA
- a CDS encoding dipeptide/oligopeptide/nickel ABC transporter permease/ATP-binding protein codes for MFRQGLADRLAASGARFRALSTASKISLLFLVLVALVAVFAPWVATHDPLEVIARMRAPSAEYWFGTDRLGRDIFSRIVYGAQTSLFIGLGAVACAIIFGSILGATAATSEKWGNEIIMRLMDILMAFPGIALAAVLLATFGNSVPVIIITIAVVYTPQLARVVRANVVSQWDEDYVRAERVIGGSRTYILLKHVVRNTAAPVLVFATVMVADAIVFEASLSFLGAGVQPPHPSWGNILSEGRNIVLNGAWWATTFAGVMILLTVLALNILAEGLTDALVNPRLKGGKKPEGKSDERLSTDVQEALSEGLALKRYLLKLHEKEITRTNRMQLDPNAKPILQVKNLSIRFPNRYGEIPLVDNISFTVNEGETMGLVGESGCGKSITAFSIMGLLPKTAKITGEVLFTDRSGKQHSLLNANNLSELRGSEIAMIYQDSLSALNPSMRIKDQMAQLIKRGSHHTAEKLLEWVHLDPEKVLNRYPHELSGGQRQRVVIAMALTREPKLLIADEPTTALDVTVQAEVVKLLNELREKLGFAMVFVSHDLALVAQLAHHITVMYAGQVVEMAPTSLLLANPTHEYTRGLLGSVLSTEVRAKRLYQIPGSVPSPYDFAVGDRFASRSLRPDANPDQKLILTAVEGEPSHLWASHLAEPVTEAKGA; via the coding sequence ATGTTTCGTCAAGGTTTAGCAGATCGATTAGCTGCAAGCGGTGCGAGATTCCGAGCACTTTCCACCGCATCAAAAATTTCATTATTATTCTTAGTTTTAGTTGCTTTAGTGGCGGTATTTGCCCCTTGGGTAGCAACACATGATCCATTAGAAGTGATCGCACGTATGCGTGCTCCAAGTGCGGAATATTGGTTTGGGACTGATCGACTTGGTCGTGATATTTTCTCTCGTATTGTTTATGGTGCCCAAACGTCCTTATTTATCGGTTTAGGTGCGGTAGCTTGCGCCATTATTTTCGGTAGTATTTTAGGTGCAACTGCAGCCACATCCGAGAAATGGGGCAATGAAATTATCATGCGCTTAATGGATATTTTAATGGCCTTCCCTGGTATCGCATTAGCGGCAGTGTTATTAGCAACCTTTGGTAACTCTGTGCCGGTCATTATCATCACCATTGCTGTGGTTTATACTCCGCAACTTGCTCGTGTAGTTCGTGCGAATGTGGTATCACAATGGGATGAAGATTATGTGCGTGCTGAGCGTGTTATTGGTGGTAGCCGTACTTATATTCTTCTCAAACACGTTGTACGTAATACCGCTGCACCGGTTTTAGTATTCGCAACTGTAATGGTGGCAGATGCCATTGTATTCGAAGCCTCGCTTTCTTTTTTAGGCGCAGGTGTACAACCACCGCATCCTTCATGGGGTAACATCCTTTCTGAAGGTCGTAACATCGTATTAAACGGTGCATGGTGGGCGACAACCTTTGCGGGTGTCATGATTCTTTTAACCGTATTAGCCTTAAATATCTTAGCGGAAGGTCTTACTGATGCCTTGGTTAACCCGCGCTTGAAAGGCGGTAAAAAACCAGAAGGTAAATCAGATGAACGTCTTTCTACCGACGTACAAGAAGCGCTTTCTGAAGGTCTTGCATTAAAACGTTACTTACTCAAATTACATGAAAAAGAAATCACACGTACGAATCGTATGCAATTAGATCCAAATGCAAAACCGATTTTACAAGTGAAAAACTTATCTATTCGCTTCCCGAATCGTTATGGTGAAATTCCATTAGTAGATAATATCAGCTTCACCGTAAATGAAGGCGAAACCATGGGATTAGTAGGCGAGTCTGGTTGTGGTAAATCCATTACAGCATTCTCTATCATGGGCTTGTTACCAAAAACAGCTAAAATTACTGGGGAAGTGCTTTTCACAGACCGTAGCGGAAAACAACACAGTTTACTTAACGCTAACAATCTAAGTGAATTGCGTGGCTCTGAAATTGCAATGATTTACCAAGACTCTTTAAGTGCGTTAAACCCATCAATGCGTATCAAAGATCAAATGGCACAGCTCATTAAACGTGGCAGCCACCATACTGCAGAAAAATTGTTGGAATGGGTACACCTTGATCCTGAAAAAGTGTTAAACCGTTATCCACATGAGCTTTCTGGTGGTCAACGTCAACGTGTAGTGATTGCAATGGCATTAACTCGTGAACCGAAATTATTAATTGCCGATGAACCAACAACCGCATTAGACGTAACTGTTCAAGCTGAAGTGGTGAAATTATTGAATGAATTACGTGAAAAACTGGGGTTTGCTATGGTGTTTGTCAGCCACGATTTAGCATTGGTTGCGCAATTAGCTCACCACATTACCGTAATGTATGCAGGTCAAGTGGTGGAAATGGCGCCGACTTCCTTACTGCTTGCTAATCCAACTCACGAATATACCCGTGGCTTATTGGGTTCTGTACTTTCAACTGAAGTCCGTGCGAAACGTTTATATCAAATTCCGGGCAGCGTACCGTCACCTTACGATTTTGCTGTGGGTGACCGTTTCGCAAGTCGTTCATTACGACCAGATGCAAATCCGGATCAAAAATTGATATTAACCGCCGTGGAAGGCGAGCCGTCTCACTTATGGGCTTCTCATTTAGCTGAGCCTGTAACGGAAGCGAAAGGAGCATAA